The genomic interval AattttattgattgatttattggaTAAAAGTATATCAATCACAAAGTACATTACATTATTCAAATGACTGATTCCTCACGAAACCAGGACAAAAAAAGACCATGATTTTGGAGATTTTCACAAAATAATCAATAGAATAGTCCTTTGGAGGAAGAATTGTTGACATATGACGTTTGTAtctaaaagcataattgagaaataattgaTCAAAGTTGGCACATTTGACATTTTGGCCTTACCCAGGGATTTCTGCTAGGTTAAAAGTTATGGCCCAAAGAAATTGGCATAGTAGGCAATGTAACCAATCAAAGGCCTCATTTTACTTACTTGTAACATTGCACATCctgcaaatcaccagcagagaGCAACCATTTTGAATACAGTTTCCCATTCGGACATTTTATCTAATTGGATCAcaaccagtggtgtagtggtgcctggagaagtgggaATACTCCAATTTGGCACAAAAAAAATCCTAACGGCCCAACCGGCGAAGGAAAGGCACCCTGTTCAAAACTTATGACAAACAGTGACAGACTCTGAATAATAAATCccttattcataccccttgacttattccacattttgttgtgttacaggcagaattcaaaatggattaaaaaaatgttttccctcaCCAatcatacacacaataccccataatgacagtgaaaacaggttttttgaaattgttgggttatttattgaaaattaaatacagaaatatcttatttacataagtattcacacccctgagtcaatactttttgGGTAAGTGTAagcgctttccacacctggattgtgcaatatttgcccatgaATCTTTTTTAAACTTCTTTAAGCTCAAATTgtttattgatcattgctagacaactattttcaggtcttgccatacattttcaagcagatttaagtcaaatctgtaacttggccactcaggaacattcactgtcttcttggtaaacaactccagtgtagatttggccttgtgttttaagttattttcctgctgaaaggtaaattcatctcccagtgtctagtggaaagcagacAGGCGGGTAAagatgtctatttcaccagccacgttggcgggttgtcagggctctacagtgcaGGCATTTCACTTGTGAATAAAAATAGTAAAGTATGATCACATTTATAGTAAAATAAATGCAACAGTAGCTGTTTTCATCGTACTTTCACAGTTTTGCTTCATAGCTGGTAAATTAATCGCACAAAGTCAAAGAACTAAGAatcctatatactgtagcctattcCGCCTCACACTGCAACACTGCACGCACCTGAAGAGCTGAGTGAAAGACACCTTTTTAGAAGTGCTGTGCACAGGCATAAAATATGCTCTAATTCACTTGAAATAAAAAGTCTACTGAAGTGAGACTATCCTTGcgtttcttggctatttacattgttttgttcacaagcgAGGTTGTTTTATACATTTGAGTTTCAACTGCTAGGGAAGAGAAAACCACTTCTACTAGTCAGACTCAATATCACAGGCACAAACATGACTCGACTCTCGCTACCAAGGTAACCTTCCGCCCTTAAAGGGGGCAGGtgaacatttttgtctcatctgtgaTATTTTGGTTAAAATACTGTTTGTATTATTCAATATACCACATTAGTTACTTACtagtaatacatgtattttttttaaacattacaaagcatgctcatctggttttttgtgtgttttgttggtGTAATTTTAGTGGTTTCAAAAATATTTTCATAGGTAAAAAATCTGAGTGGCTGGTAGATTTTTAAATCTACCTGCCACAGCGGTTCGTAgaccaaaaagtacattttatgccctggtactcagtaatgtgttgaactggatttgccccaaacataacattgtATTCAGGTCAGAAAGTTAATTGTTtcgccacattttttgcagtattactttagtgccttgttgcaaacaggatacatgttttggaatatttaaattctgtacaggcttccttcttttcattctgtcaattaggttagtattatggagtaagtacaatgttgttgatccattctcataTTACAACCATTAAACactataactgttttaaagtcaccattggtctcaaGGTGAATTCCCTGagtagtttccttcctctctggcaactgagttaggaaggacgcctgtaactttttagtgactgggtgtattgatacaccatccaaagtgtataacttcaccatgctcaaagggttaTTCGATGTCTGCATTtgatatttttacccatctaccagtaggtgccctttgcgaagcattggaaaacctccctggtctccgACTACCgaaccgtagcactcacgtctatagccatgaagtgctttgaaaggctggtcatggctcacataaacaccattatcccagaaactctagacccacttcaatttgcataccaccccatcagatacacagatgatgcaatctcaattgtactccacactgccctttcccacctggacaaatggaacacctatgtgagaattctattcattgactacagctcagcattcaacaccatagtaccctcaaaaatcatcactaagctaaggaccctgggactaaacacctccctctgcaactggatcctgaacctcctgacaggccgccccgtCGATcaagtccctgagctgacaagttaaaaatctgtcattctgcccctgaacaaggcagttaatccactgttcctaggccatcattgtaaataagaatttgttcttgcctagttaaataaaaataaataaataaattgcagatgacaacagtggtaggcctgatcaacgacaacgatgagatagcctatagggaggtcagagacctgaccgtgtggtgccaagacaacaacatctcccacaatgtgatcaaaacaaaggagatgatagtggactacaggaaaaagaggaccgagcacacccccattctcattgacggggctgtagtggagcatgttgagagcttcaagttccttggtgtccacatcaccaacaaactaacatggtccaagcacaccaagacagttgtgacgagggcatgacaaaacctattccccctcaggagatttggcatgggttttCAGATACTCaaacggttctacagctgcaccatcaagagcatggttgcatcactgcctaatatggcaactgctcggcctccgatcacaaagcactacagagggtagagcgtacggcccagtacatccctggggccaagtttcctgccatctagaacctctataccaggcagtgtcagaggaagaccctaaaaattgtcaaagactcctgccaacctagtcatagactgttctctttgctacctaacgacaagcggtaccagagcgccaagtctaggtcaacgAAGCTTTtaaacagcctctacccccaagccataagactcctgaacatctaatcaaatggttaTCCAGACTATTTGAATATTGAAACTATTTGAAAAAGTGTGTtcaccctccactacaccactgatcaTAACTCTAAAAGCTGCAGCGATTCCAATCTGGAACTTTGATATGCCTGTATAATGTTCATCAATATATTGAAACCTACAGATTAAACATTATCGAGTCCTGAAGGAGGCCTGGGTCCAAAATGGCATAAATATATTAACTTTGCTTTGATTAATTATTTCAAAATGATGCTtttagatacaaatgtcaaatatatatCAACAATCCTTCTTCCCAAGGACCATTCCATGGATTACATTTATTGAATTTCATGGTATTTTTCCCCCCTAGTTTAGTAagtatgggtggccccagcgggaattgaacccacaaccctggtgttgcaaagACAAATgcgctaccaactgagccacacaggaccacaccTTTAGGGCGCTCCCCGCTGATGAAGTGGCCGATGACGTTGGTCAGGGACTGGGCAGTGGGGTGAAAGTTCTCATAGGTGGTCTCCAGGTCCAGCTCCGAGGAGTCCAGGGGACGGATGACCCGAATGGTGGCTGCCACAGCCTCGTCGTGGGACACCAGGTCAAAGGGCACCGTGCTGGTACGCTGGTGGATGACCTTTTCACTCTCGTTCCTGACAGGTATAAAATATTAGATACCTACAGAGATGTGTATCCACAAAAAGATGCAGTATAGACtataatgtttttcctcatcaagtttgtttttataatttttttttacttttaaaaaagGTACCATATTTATTAATTCATTCTAGGAGGTAGCATAAGCGGACAAAAGTTAGCCATTACTAGGCCATCGTCAGTGTGTGAAAGTGTCtccacacacaaaaaataaatcCACACAAATTGAGCCTCCTAACAGTAAGAGAGGGTGCAAAATATTATAACACTTTAGTGTACTTTAGCACTTACCAGAGATGAGTGGTGCGATTCCACACCATCTTCTTCTCCTTTAGAGTTAACCTCTCGATGACCCCTTTGCAGTTGTCCACAAACTGGCTGTTCAAGGTTTCTTTCACAGATCTCACAACACCTTCAATAACAGCGTACGGGACACATTTTCCTGGTGCTTCTGTCAGGATGTTCTTCATATCCTGATCAATAGACACTTTCTTGGCTCCCTGTAAAACATAAATGATATTGAATAACAATCAAAAACCTCAAATGTTCATTGTCAATGCAGTTATAGTCACTGTGATTAAGTTAAATCGTTTCCTGGTCAACTGCAATGATATAAAAACACTGTCTGAACTATTGATAACGTTACATTGGATTTCTGGGCGCAGGTGGTGTGCTCTGGTAAGTTGCAAACAAAATATTTTAAACCACCTTCAATGTGTCGCTTGCCAATGTTTAGCCTAACTACTAAACATGCTACTAACAGATTTAAAGAGATAAGGTAGATAAGATAGATGAGGCAAGGCTGCAATGTTATTACCTTTAATCTTGCTACTGTTGTTGTCCTCCTCCAGTACACAGAGTAGAAGACTGCAGTAAGTGCTGAGCTGGTGGCCAATAGCAGAAATTGGGCTGTGGAGGGTTTCCCACTAGTATCCATCCTGTGATCTTGTTTGATCTGAAACAACAAAGAGTATGTCAAAGAACACAAGAGCAAGGTGTATGGATCCACATCTGGGCCGTAAATCAGATGACAACTGTTGCCCTGCCATTGACAGTCTATAAGGCTATGGTCATGTGATTCAATGTGTTAGTTGGACCTTATGGAATGTATGAATGCCATGGAATTACAGTATTATATTTGTCAGCCTAAAAACCCATTCTTACAGAGACTTGACTGCCACCTAGCTATTATTAGCTAACCCTGGAGTTCTCTCTTTTGGGCTAGTCAAAATCAACTTGGGTTGATGAGTGACTTTCTGGAGGCGGAGTGACCATTTCAAATACTAATGATAACGTTGTCGCCAAAATTCAAAATAACATATTTGGTATCATGCAATTGTACAAAATCGATTGACTAAACAGGTTTGTTGACATTACTCTAGCTACCTAATTAGTTAGCTACTGTAGTTAATGTTACCTCACATAACTAGTTAGGTCCGGGCTCTGCAATTTAGCCCTGCACcgacgtagctagctagctagttgtaaACACATATTTCTCATCAAGCTAATTTTAATAGACTGGCTACTTTTATATTTAAAAACTATTGATTTCATTCCAAGATTAGCTAAATAAAGCGACATCGAATTGCTAGTTTGGGCTCACCCTCCACTTCCTTACATAGtaataattgttttatattttttattttatgttctacttcttcttcgatgaggtttaacggtggttggcatccaataaatgttgcattactgccacctactatactggagtataactcccttatatatatatatatatatatatatatatatacacatatatatatatatatacacacacacacacacacaacacataccttaccatctaacactacactcacaataaaaattctaaataataataaataccatactccactatttaaatcaaTTTAGTCCTACttcaggccaacaacctgaaaggatgggaccaCAATTTAACACATCCTGTgcctcttctgatgtcaagtcttgCACACCCAATtgcctctctgcagctgccaccacaacctctatgTTCTGCGACTTACGTTCCATCTCTGCATTACAGTtaataaccattgctataaatgccaaaaatccaatcttactgaaacatatatcacttgttggtttatccctctgtactggtacagatctcctactcacaccactcctctcaggatccctcccccttgacccatcttcctctactttcttcactgcctctgcactactctaaccctggaaacatCAACCTGCCTTTCTCGCACGGGACATGCTGATCCTTGATATCTGATCCTTGGGGGGTTCCACCCTTTTTCAATTCAAAATAAAGGCAGTTCAATGTGGCCATTTgaccagcagggggcagtgttcAATCATTTATCAATTGAAAAGCACAGCACAGATTCGTTTTTATCTGTTTATGGGCCCTGTGATAAAACATTAGATTATATCACGTTTAGAGCGGTTATCAATGTTAGAATGGTCAATAAGAACCATTGATTTCATGACAAATAATATTGTGTAGCCCAAATGAAACATACCTTCAAAATGTATTGCCTTTCTAGTGGTTTATTGAATAAAAGAAACACAGGAACATAAACACTGAAAAAAACTTTTATTCTTGGTAATTTTAATAACTCAATTCTCAAatccaggtattcccaaactagGTACACGCAATGCCGTTGgcggtacgccaaataaaaatgtgattcacaaaaaggttttttacttaaaaaaaaaaatcttcacattttcaaacagtacatttatattttctaacggggctatacatttgggtgaggttttttctcgtctgccaaaaataaaatgaaaccatctaacGTTAGTGTTttgcgaaataacaacacaatgtcaaatacaggtagcctcgtCAAATAAttatcatccaatcacattaaccgctacttactctctcgcgggaaactTTCACTCATGCGCAGACATTTACAAGCGAAACATGACCATTTGAAAAATAAgtcacaggagttttttgagcgagaataaagacgaGTTTCGAGTAGTAACAAATGtctaaaagcaacagataccactAATAAGGTGCTAGAAGCGAcatatatggtgagctaccgagtagCTAGGACAGGCAAggcccatactattgtggaggacttaatttccctactgccccccaaaaaaaaaaaaaatactatacagacaattccttcatcaaacaacacatcagtgacatggtaggagatgttttgaaacaattaaaTTATATAccttacagctggatgagtcaacagaagtgttgggcctggcacagctcctggtatatgtccgttacgtttatgtgAGGTCACATaaacatcctcttctgcaaaccacagGAAACCATTACAACGtgagaggattttttttttttttaagtactggacagctttgtgccATGAAATGGactggtggtcaagatgtgttggtatctgtactgaaggctcaaaagccatgacagggacacatagtggagtggtaacgcataTGCAAGCAATTGCTCCTGACTTCTGCATTacgcaatgatatgggcagcgaccatgtagcgtttttacaacatacagaaatgTGCATTTTATTGTGTGAGAGACATTAGTACATGCAGCTACAGGAAACAAGGTGGGAGAGTTTAAGGAATTTTGTGAACATCACTGCACtttcaaatcaaataacattttattggtcacatactgtacacatgtttagcagatgttattgcgggtgtagcaaaatgcttgtgtttctagctccaacaagtGCAATAATATCTCAAAAGTAATAACAATtccacaaccatacacacaatacacacaaatctaaaggaatggaattaagac from Oncorhynchus tshawytscha isolate Ot180627B linkage group LG22, Otsh_v2.0, whole genome shotgun sequence carries:
- the LOC112221811 gene encoding mitochondrial ubiquitin ligase activator of NFKB 1, producing MDTSGKPSTAQFLLLATSSALTAVFYSVYWRRTTTVARLKGAKKVSIDQDMKNILTEAPGKCVPYAVIEGVVRSVKETLNSQFVDNCKGVIERLTLKEKKMVWNRTTHLWNESEKVIHQRTSTVPFDLVSHDEAVAATIRVIRPLDSSELDLETTYENFHPTAQSLTNVIGHFISGERPKGIHEMEEMLRLGESVTGVGELVLDNNLVKLQPPKQGLRYFLSRLDYDSLVEKQQSTVRFWRILTMMFGVVASTTLFFILWKQWAYHTQRRKKKNVLEEFKEQQRKRMRELNVEEASVSPSACTVCLSQERSCAFLECGHVCACDRCYQALPKPKKCPICRATIERVVPLYNS